A single region of the Penaeus vannamei isolate JL-2024 chromosome 23, ASM4276789v1, whole genome shotgun sequence genome encodes:
- the LOC113805419 gene encoding nascent polypeptide-associated complex subunit alpha, muscle-specific form gives MWVLLLPAGVGSPQPSGRGFPSVQRAWVLLLPAAVGSPQPSGRGFPSAQRAWVSFFQRAWVPLSPAGVGHLLPAGVGSPQPSGRGSPSSSGRGFPSAKRAWVSFFQRAWVPLSPAGVGVLLPAGVGSPQPSWRGSPSSSGRGFPSAQQAWVPLSPAGVGVLLPAGVGSPQPSGRGSPSSSGRGFPSAQRAWVPLSPAGVGVLLPAGVGSPQPSGRGFPSVQRAWVPLSPAGVGSSFFHGRGFPSAQRAWVPLSPAGVGSPQPSGRRFPSVQRAWVPLSPAGVGSPQPSGRGFPSVQRAWVPLSPAGVGSPQPSGRGFPSAQRAWVPLSPAGVGSPQSRGRGFPLGQPGVGSPQPQRAVVHTSVCRAWGSPQARRAVGSSASSSGSPSAQRAWVPPRPDGALSSPQPSGRGFPSAQRAWVPLNPAGVGNLLPAGVGSPQSSGRGFPSAQRAWVPLSPAGVGSPQPSGRGFPSAQRAWVPLSPAGVGSPQSSGRGFPSVQRAWVPLSPAGVGSPQPSGRGFPSVQRAWVPLGGQIWR, from the coding sequence atgtgggttcTCCTTCTTCCAGCGGGCGTGGGTTCCCCTCAACCCAGCGGGCGTGGGTTCCCTTCAGTCCAGCGGGCGTGGGTTCTCCTTCTTCCAGCGGCCGTGGGTTCCCCTCAACCCAGCGGGCGTGGGTTCCCCTCAGCCCAGCGGGCGTGGGTCTCCTTCTTCCAGCGGGCGTGGGTTCCCCTCAGCCCAGCGGGTGTGGGTCACCTTCTTCCAGCGGGCGTGGGTTCCCCTCAGCCCAGCGGGCGTGGGTCTCCTTCTTCCAGCGGGCGTGGGTTCCCCTCAGCCAAGCGGGCGTGGGTCTCCTTCTTCCAGCGGGCGTGGGTTCCCCTCAGCCCAGCGGGCGTGGGTGTCCTTCTTCCAGCGGGCGTGGGTTCCCCTCAGCCCAGCTGGCGTGGGTCTCCTTCTTCCAGCGGGCGTGGGTTCCCCTCAGCCCAGCAGGCGTGGGTTCCCCTCAGTCCAGCGGGCGTGGGTGTCCTTCTTCCAGCGGGCGTGGGTTCCCCTCAGCCCAGCGGGCGTGGGTCTCCTTCTTCCAGCGGGCGTGGGTTCCCCTCAGCCCAGCGGGCGTGGGTTCCCCTCAGCCCAGCGGGCGTGGGTGTCCTTCTTCCAGCGGGCGTGGGTTCCCCTCAGCCCAGCGGGCGTGGGTTCCCCTCAGTCCAGCGGGCGTGGGTTCCCCTCAGCCCAGCGGGCGTGGGTTCTTCCTTTTTCCATGGGCGTGGGTTCCCCTCAGCCCAGCGGGCATGGGTTCCCCTTAGCCCAGCGGGCGTGGGTTCCCCTCAGCCCAGCGGGCGTAGGTTCCCCTCAGTCCAGAGGGCGTGGGTTCCCCTCAGCCCAGCGGGCGTGGGTTCCCCTCAGCCCAGCGGGCGTGGGTTCCCCTCAGTCCAGCGGGCGTGGGTTCCCCTCAGCCCAGCGGGCGTGGGTTCCCCTCAGCCCAGCGGGCGTGGGTTCCCCTCAGCCCAGCGGGCGTGGGTTCCCCTCAGCCCAGCGGGCGTAGGTTCCCCTCAGTCCAGAGGGCGTGGGTTCCCCCTCGGCCAGCCTGGTGTGGGTTCCCCTCAGCCCCAGCGGGCCGTGGTTCACACCTCAGTCTGCAGGGCGTGGGGTTCCCCTCAAGCCCGGCGAGCCGTGGGTTCCTCGGCCAGCAGTAGTGGGTCCCCCTCAGCCCAGCGGGCGTGGGTTCCCCCTCGGCCTGACGGAGCATTGAGTTCCCCTCAACCCAGCGGGCGTGGGTTCCCCTCAGCCCAGCGGGCGTGGGTTCCCCTCAACCCAGCGGGCGTGGGTAACCTTCTTCCAGCGGGCGTGGGTTCCCCTCAGTCCAGCGGGCGTGGGTTCCCCTCAGCCCAGCGGGCGTGGGTTCCCCTCAGCCCAGCGGGCGTGGGTTCCCCTCAGCCCAGCGGGCGTGGGTTCCCCTCAGCCCAGCGGGCGTGGGTTCCCCTCAGCCCAGCGGGCGTGGGTTCCCCTCAGTCCAGCGGGCGTGGGTTCCCCTCAGTCCAGCGGGCGTGGGTTCCCCTCAGCCCAGCGGGCGTGGGTTCCCCTCAGCCCAGCGGGCGTGGGTTCCCCTCAGTCCAGCGGGCGTGGGTTCCCCTCGGTGGGCAGATCTGGAGGTAG